The Haloplanus salinarum genome includes a region encoding these proteins:
- a CDS encoding zinc-dependent alcohol dehydrogenase yields the protein MTERVEDADDPERPVPGTGRSLYFTDPRTVSVEDESVPTPDPDEVLVAARVSAVSSGTELLIYRGEMPRDLAADATIDALGGDLSYPLKYGYATVGDVVALGDDVDESWHGRRVFAFNPHESHFAASPADLVPVPEDVATETAALLPTAETATTLVMDGRPRVGERVVVFGSGMVGLVTTHVLSAFPLERLTVVEPVAERREMAASLGADETLRPAVAARVGERGDPAGADLAYELSGSPETLDDAVDVVGYDGRIVVGSWYGRKRAETDLGGFFHRNRIDVSSSQVSTLAPEVRGRWTKERRMDTAWDRLRELPTERLVTHRIGFENAAEAYRLLDSGPENALQVLLTFE from the coding sequence GTGACAGAGCGTGTCGAGGACGCGGACGACCCGGAGCGGCCCGTCCCGGGGACCGGCCGATCGCTGTACTTCACCGACCCCCGGACGGTCAGCGTCGAGGACGAGTCGGTGCCGACCCCGGACCCCGACGAGGTGCTCGTCGCGGCCCGCGTCTCGGCGGTGAGTTCGGGGACCGAACTCCTGATCTACCGGGGCGAGATGCCGCGGGATCTGGCCGCCGACGCGACCATCGACGCGCTGGGCGGCGACCTCTCCTACCCGCTGAAGTACGGCTACGCCACCGTCGGCGACGTGGTGGCGCTGGGGGACGACGTCGACGAGTCGTGGCACGGCCGACGCGTCTTCGCGTTCAACCCCCACGAGAGTCACTTCGCCGCGTCGCCCGCCGACCTCGTGCCCGTTCCGGAGGACGTCGCGACGGAGACGGCGGCGCTCCTGCCGACGGCCGAGACGGCGACGACGCTAGTCATGGACGGCCGCCCGCGGGTGGGCGAACGGGTCGTCGTCTTCGGCTCCGGCATGGTCGGCCTCGTCACGACGCACGTCCTCTCGGCGTTCCCGCTGGAACGGCTGACGGTGGTCGAACCCGTCGCGGAGCGGCGGGAGATGGCCGCCAGCCTGGGCGCCGACGAGACGCTCCGGCCCGCGGTGGCGGCGCGGGTCGGCGAACGGGGCGACCCCGCAGGCGCCGACCTGGCGTACGAACTCTCGGGGTCGCCCGAGACGCTCGACGACGCCGTCGACGTCGTGGGCTACGACGGACGGATCGTCGTCGGCTCGTGGTACGGGCGCAAGCGCGCCGAGACGGACCTCGGGGGCTTTTTCCACCGCAACCGGATCGACGTGTCGTCGAGCCAGGTGAGCACGCTCGCGCCCGAAGTCCGCGGCCGGTGGACGAAAGAACGGCGGATGGACACGGCGTGGGACCGTCTCCGCGAACTCCCGACGGAGCGTCTCGTCACCCACCGGATCGGGTTCGAGAACGCCGCGGAGGCGTACCGGCTGCTCGACAGCGGCCCCGAGAACGCGCTCCAGGTGTTGCTCACCTTCGAATAG
- a CDS encoding 6-pyruvoyl trahydropterin synthase family protein, which translates to MYRLSVSRDFVSQHFLTVPDPGPEGEIHSHHFEVAVRFAGPDLNEYGYLVDIDAVDAALDELEARYRDTLLNDLPEFADANPSVERFARVFGDRFVEAVPTNTPTRLTIRMWEDEDAWASHERAL; encoded by the coding sequence ATGTATCGGCTCTCCGTGTCGCGGGACTTCGTGTCCCAACATTTCCTCACGGTCCCCGACCCCGGCCCCGAGGGCGAGATTCACAGTCACCACTTCGAAGTGGCGGTTCGGTTCGCCGGCCCCGACCTGAACGAGTACGGCTACCTCGTCGACATCGACGCCGTCGACGCCGCGCTCGACGAACTCGAAGCCCGCTACCGCGATACGCTGTTGAACGACCTGCCGGAGTTCGCGGACGCGAACCCGAGCGTCGAGCGCTTCGCGCGGGTCTTCGGCGACCGGTTCGTCGAGGCGGTGCCGACGAACACGCCCACGCGCCTGACGATCCGGATGTGGGAGGACGAGGACGCGTGGGCCAGCCACGAGCGGGCGCTGTGA
- a CDS encoding class I SAM-dependent methyltransferase: MEHAEERYLEAKRTVDERALDRRVRDRLRAALPSAPRVLEAGAGTGVTVPRLLDWGVTAGSYRGVDRDPAVVERARDLRATELDAERTDAGFRVGDLTVRFETGDALEAFDDERADLVVAGSFMDLVPIDSALDAFAAALGPDGLVYAPITFDGETLFQPDHPDDDAVLEAYHRAIDDEPGRDVRAGRHLLDRCRARGGDLLAAGASDWVVHPRDGDYPADERYFLERILSFVADAVAVPAVESWLSSRRRQLEAGTLTYVAHGYDVLYRP, from the coding sequence ATGGAGCACGCCGAGGAGCGGTATCTGGAGGCGAAACGGACGGTCGACGAACGGGCGCTCGACCGGCGGGTCCGTGACCGTCTCCGGGCGGCGCTCCCGTCGGCACCCCGGGTGCTGGAGGCGGGGGCCGGCACCGGCGTCACCGTCCCCCGGCTCCTGGACTGGGGAGTGACCGCCGGGTCGTACCGCGGCGTCGACCGGGATCCGGCGGTCGTCGAGCGCGCGCGGGACCTGCGGGCGACGGAACTGGACGCCGAGCGCACCGACGCGGGGTTCCGCGTCGGCGACCTGACGGTACGGTTCGAGACGGGCGACGCGCTGGAGGCGTTCGACGACGAGCGGGCGGACCTGGTGGTCGCGGGATCGTTCATGGATCTGGTGCCGATCGACTCGGCGCTGGACGCCTTCGCGGCGGCGCTCGGCCCCGACGGGCTGGTGTACGCGCCGATCACGTTCGACGGCGAGACGCTCTTCCAGCCCGACCACCCCGACGACGACGCCGTCCTCGAGGCGTACCACCGGGCCATCGACGACGAACCGGGACGGGACGTCCGGGCCGGTCGGCACCTGCTCGACCGCTGTCGGGCGCGCGGCGGGGACCTGCTGGCGGCCGGGGCGTCGGACTGGGTGGTCCACCCCCGGGACGGCGACTACCCGGCCGACGAGCGGTACTTCCTCGAACGGATCCTGTCGTTCGTCGCGGACGCGGTGGCGGTGCCGGCGGTGGAGTCGTGGCTGTCGAGCCGTCGTCGACAGCTAGAAGCGGGAACGCTGACGTACGTCGCCCACGGGTACGACGTTCTCTATCGACCCTAG
- a CDS encoding ferredoxin, with translation MSDDTDDVRRPSDVGDTDAPPVEAKPYKIIFEANKCIGTGKCAEVSANWDLDLDTGLARPKTYYVDEADLAHNVRAAEVCPAKKGRGVIHVIDRRTDEEVAPDPAGDGTLSVDW, from the coding sequence ATGAGCGACGACACCGACGACGTCCGCCGTCCGAGCGACGTGGGCGACACCGACGCCCCCCCGGTCGAGGCCAAGCCCTACAAGATCATCTTCGAGGCGAACAAATGCATCGGCACCGGGAAATGCGCCGAGGTGTCGGCCAACTGGGATCTCGACCTCGACACCGGGCTGGCGCGCCCGAAAACCTACTACGTCGACGAGGCCGACCTCGCGCACAACGTCCGGGCCGCGGAGGTCTGCCCGGCGAAGAAGGGACGCGGCGTCATCCACGTGATCGACCGCCGCACCGACGAGGAGGTCGCCCCCGACCCCGCGGGCGACGGTACGCTGAGCGTCGACTGGTAG
- a CDS encoding anthranilate phosphoribosyltransferase, whose product MTEVVGSGTKSAEDMTHAQAAEAMRRIFDGDPDPTTLGAFWLANRWKHNTATELAAFTDEMCDRVDYAAPDADPVDCGANYDGKGRSAVLGVAAGVVAAAAGTPVVAHSGDRVPTQKQDAYKHVLDELGVATELAPADSAAMVDDVGFGFYYQPSFNPAVVDLFDRRDRMGVRTFVNTVETLANPAGASVHLGSFYHLAFAKKVVETFQGSEFHDLDRVVMFQGMEGYDDIRPGYTKVADWRADGTFDDYEIETAEYGMDFETEDLEVANVAADSARLTREVVDGERTDHWYDAVALNAAFRIYAGDDADSLADGLDAARDAIDDGSAAAVLDDLQAV is encoded by the coding sequence ATGACCGAGGTGGTCGGCTCCGGCACCAAGTCCGCCGAGGACATGACCCACGCGCAGGCCGCCGAGGCCATGCGCCGGATCTTCGACGGCGACCCCGACCCGACGACGCTCGGTGCCTTCTGGCTCGCCAACCGCTGGAAGCACAACACCGCGACCGAACTCGCGGCGTTCACCGACGAGATGTGCGACCGTGTCGACTACGCGGCGCCGGACGCGGACCCCGTCGACTGCGGCGCCAACTACGACGGCAAGGGACGGTCGGCCGTCCTCGGCGTCGCCGCCGGCGTCGTCGCCGCCGCCGCCGGGACGCCCGTCGTCGCTCACTCCGGCGACCGCGTCCCCACGCAGAAACAGGACGCCTACAAGCACGTCCTCGACGAACTGGGCGTCGCGACCGAACTCGCGCCCGCGGACTCCGCGGCCATGGTCGACGACGTCGGCTTCGGCTTCTACTACCAGCCGTCGTTCAACCCCGCCGTCGTCGACCTGTTCGACCGCCGGGACCGAATGGGCGTCCGCACGTTCGTCAACACCGTCGAGACGCTCGCCAACCCCGCCGGCGCGAGCGTCCACCTCGGCTCCTTCTATCACCTCGCCTTCGCGAAGAAGGTGGTCGAGACGTTCCAGGGTAGCGAGTTCCACGACCTCGACCGCGTCGTCATGTTCCAGGGCATGGAGGGGTACGACGACATCCGCCCGGGCTACACGAAGGTCGCGGACTGGCGGGCCGACGGCACGTTCGACGACTACGAGATCGAGACCGCGGAGTACGGCATGGACTTCGAGACCGAGGACCTGGAGGTGGCGAACGTAGCCGCCGACAGCGCCCGCCTCACCCGGGAGGTGGTCGACGGCGAGCGTACCGACCACTGGTACGACGCCGTCGCGCTCAACGCCGCGTTTCGGATCTACGCCGGCGACGACGCCGACTCGCTCGCGGACGGCCTCGACGCCGCCCGCGACGCCATCGACGACGGCTCGGCCGCGGCCGTCCTCGACGACCTGCAGGCCGTCTGA
- a CDS encoding nitrite/sulfite reductase, with amino-acid sequence MPSKVERWKDETYGMEIRDHLLRFAEEGWDAIPDDEHDAWFERFKWWGLYHQRKGQESYFMMRIGTPMGRMNPEQLRTVGEVAKEYATGPVENPEFGDAYADFTTRQSIQLHWIKVEDIPDIWDELESVGLSTIQACGDSWRNIVGSPVAGRDADELIDVWPIVQELHETFKGNDLYSNLPRKWKVAMTGDRRGSGQGDINDLAFEPAVKEIDGEAIEGFNVNVGGGLSRKEPRFARDIDVFCRPENAADVAAGMSALFRDYGDREDRFNARIKFLVDEWGPEKVRSVLQEEYVDYELPTAGQGLRDEYDYNAGHSDSHGDYVGVHDQSDGQNFVGLYVTVGRMGADDVIELADLAEEYGSEMIGLTQRQNVIVGDIADGDLDDFLDEDLLDEHSPDPHPFMRGSIACTGTEYCSLSIVETKNRMVRYGRWLRDNVSLPEGVDDFHIHLSGCTASCAQPQIADISLRGMKTRKDGDAVEAFDVGLGGGLGENPTFADWVKMRVPADEVPGYIANLLEAFEAERESPEQSFRDFVAERDEDELAALADGEETSYEDPYLGNTKMTWYPYAEDTDMDASPAPTDPNDQPLPSDD; translated from the coding sequence ATGCCGTCAAAGGTCGAGCGCTGGAAAGACGAAACTTACGGGATGGAGATCCGGGATCACCTCCTCCGATTCGCCGAGGAGGGCTGGGACGCCATTCCTGACGACGAACACGACGCCTGGTTCGAGCGGTTCAAGTGGTGGGGACTGTACCACCAGCGGAAGGGCCAGGAGAGCTACTTCATGATGCGGATCGGGACGCCGATGGGACGGATGAACCCCGAACAGCTCCGGACCGTCGGCGAGGTGGCCAAGGAGTACGCCACCGGCCCGGTCGAGAACCCCGAGTTCGGCGACGCCTACGCCGACTTCACGACTCGGCAGTCGATCCAGCTCCACTGGATCAAAGTCGAGGACATCCCCGACATCTGGGACGAACTCGAATCCGTCGGGCTCTCGACGATCCAGGCCTGTGGCGACTCGTGGCGCAACATCGTCGGCTCCCCCGTCGCGGGACGTGACGCCGACGAACTGATCGACGTCTGGCCCATCGTCCAGGAACTCCACGAGACGTTCAAGGGCAACGACCTCTACTCGAACCTGCCCCGGAAGTGGAAGGTCGCCATGACCGGCGACCGCCGTGGCTCCGGCCAGGGCGACATCAACGACCTCGCCTTCGAACCCGCAGTCAAGGAGATCGATGGCGAGGCGATCGAGGGGTTCAACGTCAACGTCGGTGGCGGTCTCTCACGGAAGGAGCCTCGCTTCGCCCGCGACATCGACGTCTTCTGTCGCCCCGAGAACGCCGCCGACGTGGCCGCCGGGATGTCCGCGCTCTTCCGTGACTACGGCGACCGCGAGGACCGCTTCAACGCCCGTATCAAGTTCCTCGTCGACGAGTGGGGGCCCGAGAAGGTCCGCTCGGTCCTGCAGGAGGAGTACGTCGACTACGAACTCCCGACTGCGGGCCAGGGCCTCCGCGACGAGTACGACTACAACGCCGGTCACTCCGACTCCCACGGCGACTACGTCGGCGTCCACGACCAGAGCGACGGCCAGAACTTCGTCGGCCTCTACGTCACCGTCGGTCGGATGGGTGCCGACGACGTGATCGAACTCGCCGACCTCGCCGAGGAGTACGGCTCCGAGATGATCGGCCTCACCCAGCGCCAGAACGTCATCGTCGGCGACATCGCCGACGGGGACCTGGACGACTTCCTCGACGAGGACCTGCTCGACGAGCACTCGCCGGACCCCCACCCGTTCATGCGCGGCTCCATCGCCTGTACGGGCACCGAGTACTGCTCGCTTTCCATCGTCGAGACGAAAAACCGGATGGTCCGGTACGGGCGCTGGCTCCGGGACAACGTTTCCCTCCCCGAGGGCGTCGACGACTTCCACATCCACCTCTCGGGCTGTACCGCCTCGTGTGCCCAGCCACAGATCGCCGACATCAGCCTCCGCGGCATGAAGACGCGCAAGGACGGCGACGCCGTCGAGGCGTTCGACGTCGGCCTGGGTGGCGGCCTCGGCGAGAATCCGACCTTCGCCGACTGGGTGAAGATGCGTGTCCCCGCCGACGAGGTGCCGGGCTACATCGCCAACCTCCTCGAAGCCTTCGAAGCGGAGCGCGAGAGCCCCGAACAGTCCTTCCGTGACTTCGTCGCCGAACGCGACGAGGACGAACTCGCCGCCCTCGCGGACGGCGAGGAGACGAGCTACGAGGACCCGTACCTCGGCAACACGAAGATGACGTGGTACCCCTACGCCGAGGACACCGACATGGACGCCTCGCCCGCACCGACCGACCCCAACGACCAGCCGCTCCCCTCGGACGACTGA
- a CDS encoding CDP-alcohol phosphatidyltransferase family protein — protein sequence MSGGTVRERRLGAAAVTGTAVAAAGVAVGGWTFVADATTRAAANRWALVTGATLCYVVGFLAYHVDADRPAAAAAPPNLVTITRGLLYAAAAGFLVVPPSSVAGPVGTGASPPAVRWAPALCYGAGVTLDFADGRLARRTERTTPLGTKLDHAFDTLGFLVAPLVGVAWGRLPSAYLSLSAARYVYRAGTAWRRRRGRPVGDLPESRVRRPLAALQMAFITVALTPLLPAAVVHPAALVVVVPSLATFVRDYLAVTGRLDG from the coding sequence ATGAGCGGGGGGACCGTCCGGGAGCGACGGCTGGGCGCCGCGGCGGTGACGGGGACTGCAGTCGCCGCCGCGGGCGTCGCCGTCGGCGGCTGGACGTTCGTGGCCGACGCAACCACGCGCGCCGCCGCGAACCGCTGGGCGTTGGTGACCGGAGCGACGCTGTGTTACGTGGTCGGGTTCCTCGCCTACCACGTCGACGCCGACCGACCGGCCGCGGCCGCCGCGCCGCCGAACCTCGTGACGATCACCCGAGGGTTGCTGTACGCCGCGGCGGCGGGGTTTCTGGTCGTCCCGCCGTCGTCGGTCGCCGGGCCGGTCGGGACCGGCGCGTCGCCCCCGGCGGTTCGCTGGGCACCCGCGCTCTGTTACGGCGCCGGGGTCACCCTCGACTTCGCCGACGGCCGCCTCGCGCGGCGGACCGAGCGGACGACGCCGCTCGGGACGAAACTCGATCACGCCTTCGACACGCTCGGCTTTCTTGTCGCGCCGCTGGTCGGCGTCGCCTGGGGACGACTTCCCTCCGCCTACCTGTCGCTGTCGGCCGCTCGTTACGTGTACCGCGCGGGGACGGCGTGGCGCCGCCGGCGGGGGCGACCCGTCGGCGACCTGCCCGAGAGTCGGGTTCGGCGGCCGCTGGCGGCGCTCCAGATGGCGTTCATCACGGTGGCGCTGACGCCGCTGCTGCCCGCAGCGGTCGTCCACCCGGCGGCGCTCGTCGTGGTCGTCCCGTCGCTCGCGACGTTCGTTCGGGACTACCTCGCCGTCACCGGGCGGCTGGACGGGTAG
- a CDS encoding glycosyltransferase, with amino-acid sequence MARIAVLHNTLDGRGGADAVCLHVCEALQDAHDVTLFTLSRSSLSTLNRLFDTGAAVSVHRPPGTALVSRAFDALPERVGPALAPRSVLLARAFARHAPRFDAAVSTANEFALPLPSVQYVHFPQFNRRCAPTGGAGRLDPLWSRLAGLADRRLPADACLLANSAWTADVVEDVYGRRPTVRHPPVDPPSDPRPWDEREDGVVVLGRLAPDKRPLRAIRIVDGVRDRGHDLHLHLVGSSSPIYADYADRVAAAAAARPYVHLDRDASRERLDTLLETHRYGLNCKPEEHFGMAVAEYVAAGMVAFAPDAGGQREVLDGRSDRLFDSTADAVDTVVAAVAADDRPTLPRDRYASDRFHAAVRAHVASTL; translated from the coding sequence ATGGCCCGGATCGCGGTCCTCCACAACACCCTCGACGGACGCGGCGGCGCCGACGCCGTCTGCCTCCACGTCTGCGAGGCGCTGCAGGACGCCCACGACGTGACGCTGTTTACCCTCTCGCGGTCGTCGCTGTCGACCCTGAACCGCCTGTTCGACACCGGCGCGGCCGTGTCCGTCCACCGCCCGCCGGGCACCGCCCTGGTCTCCCGGGCGTTCGACGCCCTGCCCGAGCGGGTCGGCCCGGCGCTGGCCCCGCGCAGCGTCCTCCTCGCCCGCGCGTTCGCCCGCCACGCGCCCCGGTTCGACGCGGCCGTCAGCACCGCGAACGAGTTCGCGCTCCCCCTTCCGTCGGTCCAGTACGTCCACTTCCCACAGTTCAACAGGCGGTGCGCGCCGACCGGCGGGGCGGGCCGCCTCGATCCGCTCTGGAGTCGGCTGGCCGGCCTCGCCGACCGGCGACTCCCGGCCGACGCCTGCCTCCTCGCCAACTCGGCGTGGACGGCCGACGTCGTCGAGGACGTCTACGGCCGCCGGCCGACGGTCCGTCACCCGCCGGTCGACCCGCCGTCCGACCCGCGTCCCTGGGACGAGCGCGAGGACGGGGTCGTGGTCCTGGGGCGACTGGCGCCCGACAAGCGGCCGCTCCGGGCGATCCGGATCGTCGACGGCGTCCGCGACCGGGGCCACGACCTCCACCTCCACCTGGTCGGGTCGTCGTCGCCGATCTACGCCGACTACGCCGACCGCGTCGCCGCCGCGGCGGCCGCCCGCCCGTACGTCCACCTCGACCGGGACGCGTCCCGGGAGCGCCTCGATACGCTCCTCGAGACGCACCGCTACGGGCTCAACTGCAAACCCGAGGAACACTTCGGGATGGCGGTCGCGGAGTACGTCGCCGCCGGGATGGTGGCCTTCGCGCCCGACGCGGGCGGGCAACGCGAGGTGTTGGACGGCCGGTCCGACCGCCTGTTCGACTCGACGGCCGACGCCGTCGACACCGTCGTCGCCGCCGTCGCGGCCGACGACCGGCCGACGCTCCCCCGTGACCGGTACGCGAGCGATCGGTTCCACGCCGCCGTCCGGGCCCACGTCGCGTCGACCCTGTAG
- the cobA gene encoding uroporphyrinogen-III C-methyltransferase, which yields MSTTTTGTVYLVGGGPGDPELMTVKARRLLDEADVVLHDSLVGDGVIESIPDPTRVENVGKRADGERTPQAEINDRLIREAEAGRDVVRLKGGDPTIFARGGEEAEHLARHGVPFEVVPGVTSAIAAPGVAGVPATHREHASALAVVTGHEDPTKADSALDWGALSALVDAGGTLVILMGVGRLPDNVAALRANGVAPDTPVAMVERATLDDERVVAGTLDTVVDRADEAAVEPPAVTVVGEVVGVRETVAHCLGGTDAAVEGPTLAVPERVVGVTDSD from the coding sequence ATGAGTACGACGACCACCGGCACGGTGTATCTCGTCGGGGGCGGCCCGGGCGACCCCGAACTCATGACGGTGAAGGCCCGCCGGCTCCTCGACGAGGCGGACGTCGTCCTCCACGACTCGCTCGTGGGCGACGGCGTGATCGAATCGATCCCCGACCCAACGCGGGTCGAGAACGTCGGCAAGCGCGCCGACGGCGAGCGGACCCCCCAGGCCGAGATCAACGACCGTCTGATCCGCGAGGCCGAGGCGGGCCGGGACGTGGTCCGCCTGAAGGGCGGGGATCCGACCATCTTCGCCCGCGGCGGCGAGGAGGCCGAACACCTCGCGCGCCACGGCGTCCCCTTCGAGGTGGTCCCGGGGGTCACGAGCGCCATCGCCGCCCCGGGCGTCGCCGGCGTCCCGGCGACCCACCGGGAGCACGCCTCGGCGCTCGCGGTCGTGACGGGTCACGAGGACCCGACCAAGGCCGACAGCGCCCTCGACTGGGGCGCCCTGTCGGCGCTCGTCGACGCCGGCGGGACGCTGGTGATTCTCATGGGCGTCGGCCGCCTCCCCGACAACGTGGCGGCGCTCCGGGCCAACGGCGTCGCCCCCGACACGCCCGTCGCCATGGTCGAACGCGCCACCCTCGACGACGAACGGGTCGTCGCCGGCACGCTCGACACCGTCGTCGACCGGGCCGACGAGGCGGCCGTCGAACCCCCCGCGGTCACCGTCGTCGGCGAGGTGGTCGGGGTCCGCGAGACGGTCGCTCACTGCCTCGGCGGCACCGACGCGGCCGTCGAGGGGCCCACCCTTGCCGTCCCCGAACGGGTCGTGGGGGTGACCGACAGTGACTGA
- a CDS encoding aldo/keto reductase, with protein MECAFVGCGAVAGKYAAALDSSPLSPVAACDLDADRAASFAADTGAAAYTDLDALLDATDAPLVVNLTGHGAHAAVTERALRAGRHVWSEKPLALEAERARDLVAYATRHDLALGCAPINPDCEGQRLARRALDDGRLGPVRLAYAHAHVGRVTEWHDDPDSFLRVGPLYDGAVYPLTLLVAWFGPASRVRVADATDPWPDRESRTPERPSHVEATVEFADGPLVRLTASFYAPHRSREFTSLECHGDDGSLYLADAGGLGADDHTPVSVGRAGRAYTPNPLTAPPRRTPYLAGPERLAASVRRERPDRSTARRGAHVVAICNAIERAADLGEPVAVDASVVERPARRSVVWGVEGGGDDGGDVASPGPPDAALRLPPVGFGCSRYRDGTYVDRRESIERALDAGYRLLDSAELYGNEARIGEIIADPGSPDREALFVASKVWNTNHGHVAEACETTLADLGLDSLDCYMVHWPESWAYTGPLRRLAELPVETQEALTFPETSDGERDRVDVNLEATWRRMEAVHDRGLTATLGICNVDLSTLADLVEFARIPPSVVQIPRHPYRPRDDLVAWCHERGIRVVAHSPLSVPGLLEEPVVTEVAAEMGVSPATAVLSWHVGDGVVPIPSSVDPDHVVENLAAAGYRLPPDGTERFASLVDSEFER; from the coding sequence ATGGAGTGTGCGTTCGTGGGGTGTGGGGCGGTGGCGGGGAAGTACGCCGCCGCCCTCGACTCGTCGCCGCTCTCGCCGGTCGCGGCCTGTGACCTCGACGCCGACCGGGCGGCGTCGTTCGCGGCCGACACGGGGGCGGCGGCGTACACCGACCTCGACGCCCTGCTCGACGCCACGGACGCGCCGCTCGTCGTGAACCTGACCGGACACGGCGCCCACGCGGCGGTGACCGAGCGGGCGCTTCGGGCGGGGCGACACGTCTGGAGCGAGAAGCCCCTCGCGCTGGAGGCCGAGCGGGCGCGGGACCTCGTCGCGTACGCGACCCGACACGACCTCGCGCTCGGGTGTGCGCCGATCAACCCGGACTGCGAGGGGCAGCGACTCGCCCGCCGGGCGCTCGACGACGGCCGCCTCGGCCCGGTGCGCCTGGCGTACGCCCACGCCCACGTCGGCCGCGTGACCGAGTGGCACGACGACCCCGACTCGTTCCTCCGGGTGGGCCCGCTGTACGACGGCGCGGTGTATCCGCTGACCCTCCTCGTGGCGTGGTTCGGCCCCGCGAGCCGGGTGCGGGTCGCCGACGCCACCGATCCCTGGCCCGACCGCGAGTCCCGCACCCCGGAGCGTCCGAGCCACGTCGAGGCGACGGTCGAGTTCGCGGACGGCCCGCTCGTGCGCCTCACCGCAAGCTTCTACGCCCCCCACCGGAGCCGGGAGTTCACGAGCCTCGAGTGTCACGGCGACGACGGCTCGCTGTACCTCGCCGACGCGGGGGGCCTCGGAGCCGACGACCACACCCCCGTCTCGGTCGGTCGGGCGGGCCGGGCGTACACCCCGAACCCGCTCACGGCGCCGCCACGGCGGACGCCGTATCTCGCCGGGCCGGAACGGCTCGCGGCGAGCGTTCGCCGGGAACGCCCGGACCGCTCGACCGCCCGGCGGGGCGCCCACGTCGTCGCCATCTGTAACGCCATCGAGCGGGCGGCCGACCTCGGCGAGCCGGTCGCGGTCGACGCGAGCGTCGTCGAGCGACCCGCCCGACGGTCGGTGGTGTGGGGCGTCGAAGGCGGCGGTGACGACGGCGGGGACGTGGCCTCACCCGGTCCGCCGGACGCCGCGCTCCGTCTGCCGCCCGTCGGGTTCGGCTGTTCGCGCTACCGCGACGGCACCTACGTCGACCGTCGGGAGTCCATCGAACGGGCGCTCGATGCGGGGTATCGTCTCCTCGACTCCGCGGAGCTCTACGGCAACGAGGCGCGGATCGGCGAGATCATCGCCGATCCGGGGAGTCCCGACCGCGAGGCCCTCTTCGTCGCGAGCAAGGTGTGGAACACCAACCACGGCCACGTCGCGGAGGCCTGCGAGACGACGCTCGCCGACCTCGGCCTCGATTCCCTCGATTGCTACATGGTCCACTGGCCGGAGTCGTGGGCGTACACCGGGCCGCTGCGACGACTCGCGGAACTGCCGGTCGAGACACAGGAGGCACTCACGTTCCCCGAGACGTCGGACGGCGAGCGGGACCGGGTGGACGTGAACCTCGAAGCGACCTGGCGTCGGATGGAGGCGGTCCACGACCGGGGACTGACGGCGACGCTCGGGATCTGTAACGTCGACCTGTCGACCCTCGCCGACCTCGTCGAATTCGCGCGGATTCCCCCGTCGGTGGTCCAGATCCCCCGGCACCCGTATCGGCCTCGCGACGACCTGGTGGCGTGGTGTCACGAGCGCGGCATCCGGGTGGTCGCCCACTCGCCGCTCTCGGTGCCGGGCCTCCTCGAGGAACCGGTGGTGACGGAGGTGGCCGCCGAGATGGGCGTCTCGCCGGCGACGGCCGTCCTGTCCTGGCACGTCGGCGACGGCGTCGTCCCCATCCCGTCCAGCGTCGATCCCGACCACGTGGTCGAGAACCTCGCCGCGGCGGGGTACCGCCTCCCGCCGGACGGCACCGAGCGGTTCGCGTCGCTCGTTGACTCCGAGTTCGAGCGATGA
- a CDS encoding DUF6360 family protein, whose product MADRVLKVNAFTTFDLLDARVEGHGFEEEAFATLNVRTARKEPEEVSLDLELDNTQLDSVPAHADRVSLSAEEARTLAAELQQAAERVDGAEDA is encoded by the coding sequence ATGGCCGACCGCGTGCTGAAGGTCAACGCCTTCACGACGTTCGACCTCCTCGACGCCCGCGTCGAGGGCCACGGGTTCGAGGAGGAGGCCTTCGCCACGCTGAACGTCCGGACGGCCCGGAAGGAGCCCGAGGAGGTATCGCTCGACCTCGAACTCGACAACACCCAGCTCGACAGCGTGCCCGCCCACGCCGACCGGGTCAGCCTCTCGGCCGAGGAGGCCCGGACCCTCGCGGCCGAACTGCAGCAGGCAGCGGAGCGCGTCGACGGGGCCGAGGACGCATGA